In Chromatiales bacterium, the genomic stretch TTGCACGGAATGCGTTGCATCGAAGACCACCGGACAGCCGGTATCGCGCAGCACCGCCAGCGAACGCATGTCACTGACCAGGTTGTTGTAGCCAAAACTGAAGCCGCGCTCGCAGACCATGATCCCGGGGTTGCCGGTGCTCCGCGCCTTGGCGACCACATTGCTCATCTCCCACGGCGAGAGGAACTGGCCCTTCTTGATGTTGACCGGTTTGCCCTGGCTGGCGGCGCGGAGAATGAAATTGGTCTGCCGGCACAGAAATGCCGGTGTCTGCAGCACATCGACGACTGCCGCGACTTCGTCGAGCGGACTGTCTTCGTGGATATCCGTCAGCACCGGCACGCCGAGCTGCGCGCGCACGCTCTCCAGCACGCGCAGACCTTCGGCGATACCCGGCCCACGGTAACTCTGCAACGATGAACGGTTGGCCTTGTCATAGGACGACTTGAAGATGAAAGGCACACCGAAACGGCGTGCCATATCCCGCAGTTGCCCGGCTGTCTCGACAGCAAGCGTCTCGCTTTCGACCACGCAAGGTCCGGCGATCAGAAACAGCGGCTGGTCGACGCCGACCTGGAAATCCAGCAGCTTCATGCCCGCGCTGCAGTCGGCATGGCCTGGGTACGGAATTTCCGCGCCGCTGCAACGAAACCGGTAAACAGCGGGTGGCCATCACGCGGGTTGGACTGAAACTCCGGATGAAACTGGCAGGCCAGAAACCACGGATGATCCGGCAGCTCGATCACCTCGACGAGCCCGTCGATGGAAAAACCGGCAAATACCAGGCCCGCATTGCTGAGCTGCTCCAGATAGGTGTTGTTGAACTCGAAGCGGTGCCGGTGACGCTCGCGGATGGTTTCCGTCCCGTAGAGATCGTGGGCCAGCGTTCCCGCCTGCAGGCGACATTCCTGGGCGCCGAGGCGCATGGTGCCACCGAGATTGGAATCGGT encodes the following:
- the kdsA gene encoding 3-deoxy-8-phosphooctulonate synthase, whose product is MKLLDFQVGVDQPLFLIAGPCVVESETLAVETAGQLRDMARRFGVPFIFKSSYDKANRSSLQSYRGPGIAEGLRVLESVRAQLGVPVLTDIHEDSPLDEVAAVVDVLQTPAFLCRQTNFILRAASQGKPVNIKKGQFLSPWEMSNVVAKARSTGNPGIMVCERGFSFGYNNLVSDMRSLAVLRDTGCPVVFDATHSVQLPGGKGDASGGQREFVPVLARAAVAAGVAGLFMEAHPDPDRALSDGPNAWPLHLMERLLEVLVEIDQVVKKRPLAETGLAEQRTR